One Desulforhopalus sp. DNA segment encodes these proteins:
- a CDS encoding tRNA threonylcarbamoyladenosine dehydratase: MDRFTRTRRLLGEDRFTLLQSRMVTVVGIGAVGGYVIEGLVRAGISNLRVVDYDTIQASNLNRQLLALESNLGRPKAEVARERILAINSECRVEALQLFAGEETLEQILEPRPDLLIDAIDSLNPKTQLLHGAYVRGIPIISSMGAALRTDPALIRSGDLFDTANCPLARHLRKRLRRRDVGPGISCVYSTEKIEFEYQLAEEDEGGIAPSPYADRGRKRNVLGSLPTITGIFGLTIANQAIMRLSQP; this comes from the coding sequence ATGGATAGATTTACCCGAACCCGCCGGCTACTCGGCGAAGATCGTTTTACCCTGCTCCAGTCACGGATGGTGACGGTGGTCGGTATCGGCGCCGTCGGTGGCTATGTTATCGAGGGACTGGTACGGGCCGGAATCAGCAACCTGCGGGTGGTGGACTACGATACCATCCAGGCAAGTAACCTCAATCGTCAGCTCCTTGCCCTGGAAAGCAATCTGGGCAGGCCAAAGGCCGAGGTTGCCCGGGAAAGAATCCTGGCGATCAACTCGGAATGTCGAGTCGAAGCCCTGCAGCTCTTTGCCGGCGAAGAGACCCTGGAGCAAATCCTCGAACCACGGCCTGACCTGCTCATCGACGCCATCGACTCACTTAACCCAAAGACCCAGCTGCTGCATGGTGCCTATGTCCGCGGGATCCCGATCATCAGCTCCATGGGTGCCGCCCTGCGCACCGACCCGGCCTTGATCCGCAGCGGCGACCTCTTCGATACAGCCAATTGCCCCCTGGCCAGACATTTGCGTAAACGCCTGCGCCGGCGCGACGTCGGCCCTGGGATTTCCTGTGTCTACTCCACTGAAAAGATCGAGTTTGAGTATCAATTAGCAGAGGAAGATGAAGGCGGGATCGCCCCCAGCCCCTACGCCGACCGGGGCCGCAAGCGCAATGTCCTCGGTAGCCTGCCGACCATCACCGGCATCTTCGGCCTGACCATCGCCAATCAGGCGATCATGCGGCTGTCACAGCCGTGA
- a CDS encoding DUF3106 domain-containing protein, with protein MHQQRGTAMKSSSLPVLARFFVLLVLAMALLRPSAAAAQAFADLPKEQQGVLQPFSGEWQTFSPEKQARLRKGAERWLGMNQEEKAAAKKRFKQWQNLKPEERQGIRERFDQYQKLSPTQKQRLRSARERFRQLPPEKRQELRQRWRSLDPEQRAAMRERFRRATPDRRERFLDRWENATPEQRQRMLERRQQ; from the coding sequence ATGCATCAGCAAAGGGGGACAGCGATGAAATCGAGTAGTCTTCCTGTCTTGGCGAGGTTTTTTGTACTGCTCGTCCTTGCTATGGCGTTGCTCCGCCCATCTGCTGCCGCAGCTCAAGCCTTTGCCGACCTGCCCAAGGAACAGCAAGGTGTGCTGCAGCCCTTTTCCGGAGAATGGCAGACCTTTTCTCCGGAAAAACAGGCGCGTTTGCGCAAGGGCGCTGAACGTTGGCTGGGAATGAATCAGGAGGAGAAGGCCGCGGCCAAAAAACGATTTAAGCAATGGCAGAATCTCAAGCCGGAGGAGCGGCAGGGTATTCGCGAACGTTTCGACCAATACCAGAAGCTCTCTCCCACACAAAAGCAGCGCCTGCGCAGCGCTCGCGAGAGGTTTCGCCAGCTGCCGCCGGAAAAAAGGCAGGAACTGCGACAGCGCTGGCGGTCGCTTGATCCGGAGCAAAGAGCGGCAATGCGCGAGCGGTTTCGCCGGGCGACGCCTGATAGGCGGGAAAGGTTTCTCGATAGATGGGAGAATGCCACACCGGAACAGCGGCAACGGATGCTGGAACGGCGGCAGCAATAA
- a CDS encoding RNA polymerase sigma factor: MDLFLQSIERSAYRMALFASGEREDALDLVQDAMYKFVDKYQDKPREDWKPLFYKVLHNGIRDYGRRKTVRRCLRRFGIGRAEDEGDELEKIADTKSPDPEHRAGVGQAYAALQEAIFLLPDRQRQAFLLRGWEELSVADTAKVMGCTEGSVKTHYFRAVQVLQRQLGDYWP, encoded by the coding sequence ATGGATCTCTTTCTGCAATCGATTGAACGGTCGGCATACCGCATGGCGCTCTTTGCCAGCGGGGAACGGGAAGATGCCCTCGATCTGGTGCAGGACGCCATGTATAAATTTGTCGACAAATACCAGGACAAGCCGCGGGAGGATTGGAAACCGCTGTTTTACAAGGTCCTCCACAATGGCATCCGCGATTATGGCCGGCGGAAGACGGTGCGGCGCTGCCTGAGACGATTTGGAATTGGCAGGGCTGAGGATGAGGGTGACGAATTGGAGAAGATTGCCGACACAAAGAGTCCTGATCCCGAACACCGCGCCGGGGTGGGGCAGGCCTATGCCGCCCTGCAGGAGGCCATCTTCCTTCTTCCCGACCGCCAGCGTCAGGCATTTCTGCTGCGCGGCTGGGAGGAACTCAGCGTGGCGGATACCGCGAAGGTCATGGGTTGTACCGAGGGCTCGGTAAAAACGCATTATTTTCGGGCGGTGCAGGTGTTGCAGCGACAGTTGGGGGATTATTGGCCATGA
- a CDS encoding SET domain-containing protein, translating to MIIPCTKVAYINDTKGNGVVATERIPLGTVTWVFDDLDREIPMAKLNGMSEPCRDAILTYSYRNNKGNLIFCWDNERFINHSFWPNCCLTPYGFELAIRDIKVGEELTNDYGTFNIIAPFPVDAEGGERSVVYPDDLLSYSDIWDQQLRAAFNHFLHVEQPLRPLFAKETWQLAEAIARDDKAIASVRECYFNEERRS from the coding sequence ATGATCATTCCCTGCACCAAGGTAGCCTACATTAACGACACCAAGGGCAACGGCGTGGTGGCAACGGAGAGAATCCCCCTCGGCACTGTCACTTGGGTGTTTGACGACCTCGACCGGGAGATTCCCATGGCCAAGCTGAACGGCATGTCCGAGCCCTGCCGGGACGCCATCCTCACCTATTCCTATCGTAACAACAAGGGCAACCTGATCTTTTGCTGGGACAACGAGCGGTTTATCAACCACAGCTTCTGGCCGAACTGCTGCCTCACCCCCTACGGTTTTGAGCTGGCCATCCGTGATATCAAGGTAGGCGAGGAACTGACCAACGACTACGGCACCTTCAATATCATCGCCCCTTTTCCAGTGGATGCCGAGGGCGGGGAGCGGTCAGTCGTTTACCCCGACGACCTTCTCAGCTACAGTGACATATGGGACCAGCAGCTGCGAGCCGCCTTCAATCATTTTCTCCACGTTGAACAGCCCCTTCGCCCGCTTTTTGCCAAAGAAACCTGGCAGCTGGCCGAAGCGATCGCCCGGGACGACAAGGCCATTGCCTCGGTAAGGGAATGCTACTTCAACGAAGAGCGGAGGTCTTGA
- the thpR gene encoding RNA 2',3'-cyclic phosphodiesterase — MIRLFIAVSIPPSIKDEIAGLGRAIPGARPVPVEQMHLTLKFIGEVEGSRLLDIQGALTEISLPEFVLSLRGVGTFPPRGTPRVLWAGVQPTDKLTILRQAIDKKLAAIAIPREKQKYSPHLTLARLNAPPIHRLQQVLAGNAFLQTPEFTVSAFALYKSQLTQRGAIHTLITSYPLQPASGDDLSL, encoded by the coding sequence ATGATACGCCTTTTTATTGCCGTTTCCATCCCCCCATCAATAAAGGACGAGATTGCCGGTCTTGGCAGAGCAATTCCAGGCGCCCGGCCGGTGCCGGTCGAGCAGATGCACCTCACCCTGAAATTCATCGGCGAGGTGGAAGGCAGCAGGCTTCTGGATATTCAGGGGGCACTGACCGAGATCTCTTTGCCGGAATTTGTCCTGAGTTTGCGCGGTGTCGGCACCTTCCCGCCACGCGGCACCCCACGCGTTCTTTGGGCCGGAGTACAGCCAACCGATAAACTCACCATTCTCCGTCAGGCCATTGACAAGAAACTTGCGGCAATTGCTATCCCGCGGGAAAAACAAAAATATTCGCCGCACCTGACCTTGGCGAGGTTAAACGCTCCGCCAATCCATCGCCTCCAGCAGGTTCTTGCCGGCAACGCCTTTCTGCAAACGCCGGAGTTTACGGTATCTGCCTTTGCTCTTTATAAAAGCCAACTCACGCAACGCGGCGCGATACACACACTGATCACGAGCTACCCTTTACAACCGGCATCCGGCGACGACCTCTCCCTATAG
- the ovoA gene encoding 5-histidylcysteine sulfoxide synthase encodes MDLKNTRTTILNTGNPEEKRREILDYFQKTFDLDEQLYDHLASDAAFYRRAEPLRHPLIFYFGHTASFYINKLNIARLIDRRINPAYESMFAIGVDEMSWDDLSAKNYNWPRVDEVREYRHAVRQLVTERIGELPLTMPITWDSTFWAIMMGIEHQRIHLETSSVIIRRMPIDEVRPLAGWELCPHAGVAPANSLVAVPGGKVVLGKNKDHPLYGWDNEFGRREAEVLDFAASKYLVSNGEYLQFVEAGGYDKEQYWTDEGWRWRQFTKARQPLFWQGEAGGYRLRTLARIIDMPWNWPVEVNYLEAKAFCNWLAEKKAAKIRLPSEDQWYRLRDLHNIPDQPYWQTAPGNINLEHWASSCPVDRFAFGQFFDIIGNVWQWTETPITGFEGFAVHPWYDDFSTPTFDTQHNLIKGGSWISTGNEATRDCRYAFRRHFFQHAGFRYVEADQALEVVEAMYESDTAVSQYCEAHYGRTFFDVANFPAACAKICLEVMEDKKKDRALDLGCSVGRASFELAREFGFVNGLDFSARFIRIAYQMQEKGVIRYQLPEEGDIVSYHEKRLVDLGLADTTSRVEFFQADALNLKPQFANYDLILAANLLDRLADPRKFLSSVHERLNAGGILVLASPYTWLAEFTDRDKWLGGFRKDGEPYFTLEGLHDLLRTHFSMIGEPRDVPFVIRETQRKFQHSISQVTIWQRKG; translated from the coding sequence ATGGATCTGAAGAATACCCGTACCACCATCCTGAATACCGGAAATCCAGAGGAAAAACGAAGAGAGATACTGGACTATTTTCAGAAAACCTTCGACCTCGACGAGCAGCTGTACGACCATCTGGCAAGCGATGCGGCCTTCTACCGGCGTGCCGAGCCGCTACGCCATCCGCTGATTTTCTATTTCGGTCACACCGCCTCCTTTTATATCAATAAACTGAATATCGCCAGACTCATCGACCGGCGGATCAATCCGGCCTATGAATCGATGTTTGCCATCGGCGTCGACGAGATGAGCTGGGACGATCTAAGCGCCAAAAACTACAATTGGCCAAGGGTTGATGAGGTACGAGAATATCGCCACGCAGTCCGTCAACTGGTTACCGAGCGTATCGGTGAGCTGCCGCTGACTATGCCGATAACCTGGGACTCGACATTTTGGGCGATTATGATGGGTATCGAACACCAGCGGATTCATCTAGAGACCTCCTCGGTAATAATCCGCCGCATGCCGATTGACGAGGTCCGGCCTCTTGCCGGCTGGGAGCTGTGTCCCCATGCCGGGGTCGCCCCGGCAAACAGCCTGGTCGCTGTTCCCGGCGGCAAGGTGGTGCTCGGCAAGAACAAGGATCATCCTCTCTATGGCTGGGATAATGAATTTGGCCGGCGTGAAGCGGAGGTCCTCGATTTTGCCGCAAGCAAGTATCTGGTATCGAACGGAGAATATCTGCAGTTTGTTGAGGCCGGTGGCTACGACAAGGAGCAGTATTGGACCGATGAGGGCTGGCGCTGGCGGCAGTTCACCAAGGCCCGTCAGCCGCTGTTCTGGCAGGGCGAGGCGGGAGGGTATCGGCTGCGCACCCTCGCCCGGATCATTGACATGCCCTGGAATTGGCCTGTTGAGGTCAATTACCTGGAGGCAAAGGCCTTCTGCAACTGGCTGGCCGAAAAAAAGGCGGCAAAGATTCGTTTGCCGAGCGAGGATCAGTGGTACCGGCTGCGCGACCTGCACAACATCCCTGATCAGCCCTACTGGCAGACGGCGCCCGGCAATATTAATCTGGAACACTGGGCCTCTTCCTGTCCAGTCGACCGCTTTGCCTTCGGGCAATTCTTCGATATTATCGGCAATGTCTGGCAATGGACGGAGACGCCGATAACCGGCTTTGAGGGTTTTGCAGTCCACCCCTGGTACGACGATTTTTCCACCCCGACCTTTGATACCCAGCACAACCTGATCAAGGGCGGGTCGTGGATTTCAACCGGTAACGAGGCGACTCGCGATTGCCGCTACGCCTTCCGCCGCCACTTCTTTCAGCATGCCGGCTTTCGCTATGTCGAGGCCGATCAAGCCCTTGAGGTGGTTGAGGCAATGTACGAAAGCGACACCGCCGTTTCCCAGTATTGCGAAGCCCATTATGGCAGGACCTTCTTTGATGTGGCCAATTTCCCGGCGGCGTGCGCCAAGATCTGCCTGGAAGTCATGGAGGATAAAAAGAAGGATCGGGCCCTTGATCTCGGCTGTTCGGTAGGCCGCGCCAGTTTTGAGCTGGCTAGGGAGTTCGGCTTTGTCAACGGCCTTGATTTTTCGGCACGGTTCATTCGCATCGCCTATCAGATGCAGGAAAAAGGGGTGATTCGCTACCAACTGCCGGAGGAGGGGGATATCGTTTCCTACCATGAGAAGCGCCTGGTGGATTTAGGCCTTGCGGATACAACGAGCCGGGTGGAATTCTTTCAGGCCGATGCCCTCAACCTCAAACCGCAATTTGCCAATTATGACCTCATCCTGGCCGCAAATCTTCTTGATCGCCTGGCTGATCCACGGAAATTCCTGAGTTCCGTGCACGAGCGGCTCAATGCCGGGGGGATTTTGGTCCTGGCCTCACCCTACACCTGGCTTGCGGAGTTCACCGATCGCGATAAATGGCTGGGCGGCTTTCGCAAGGACGGCGAGCCGTATTTTACCCTGGAGGGTTTGCATGACCTGTTGCGGACGCATTTTTCCATGATTGGCGAACCGCGCGATGTGCCCTTTGTCATCCGCGAGACGCAACGTAAGTTTCAGCATTCCATAAGCCAGGTGACGATCTGGCAGAGAAAAGGGTGA
- the truA gene encoding tRNA pseudouridine(38-40) synthase TruA, with product MTKKTVFRRYCLLLEYDGTNFSGWQKQNDARTVQGDLYKAAARVFGDVPMDIQGCGRTDTGVHALEYVAHLEVASIMPPSAVAGLLGDTLPKDIALVAVELADPRFHARHSCIARSYIYQLRNRKSAFGKRYSWWIHDKMDLAAMQRAGKVFAGLHDFAAFADKQELKKSTKVLVYQVRLLTDGELIRVRVVGSHFLWHMVRRMAGVMVEVGCGRLPESEVATLLHTSSAIPFNNTAPAAGLFFEKAFYDEGELERFLAE from the coding sequence ATGACGAAAAAGACAGTGTTTCGCCGCTATTGCCTGCTTCTCGAATACGATGGCACTAATTTCAGCGGCTGGCAAAAACAGAACGATGCCCGCACCGTTCAGGGTGATCTGTACAAGGCCGCTGCCCGGGTCTTTGGCGATGTACCTATGGACATCCAGGGCTGCGGCCGCACCGACACCGGAGTTCACGCCCTGGAGTATGTCGCCCATCTGGAGGTGGCAAGCATCATGCCACCATCGGCGGTGGCCGGGTTGCTTGGTGACACCCTGCCGAAGGACATCGCGCTCGTGGCAGTTGAACTGGCCGACCCGCGGTTTCATGCCCGGCATAGCTGTATTGCCAGGAGCTATATCTACCAGCTCCGCAACCGCAAATCGGCCTTTGGCAAGCGCTATAGCTGGTGGATTCATGACAAGATGGATCTTGCCGCCATGCAGCGGGCCGGGAAGGTTTTTGCCGGCCTGCACGATTTTGCTGCCTTTGCCGACAAACAAGAACTGAAGAAATCGACCAAGGTCCTGGTGTACCAGGTGCGGCTTTTGACCGACGGTGAACTGATTCGGGTGCGCGTCGTCGGCTCACACTTTCTTTGGCATATGGTGCGGCGAATGGCCGGAGTCATGGTTGAAGTCGGCTGCGGCCGTTTGCCCGAGTCGGAGGTAGCCACCTTGCTGCACACCTCTTCCGCCATCCCCTTCAATAACACCGCTCCGGCGGCCGGACTGTTTTTTGAGAAGGCCTTTTATGACGAGGGCGAGCTGGAGCGGTTTCTAGCCGAGTGA
- a CDS encoding MFS transporter, with amino-acid sequence MQNADTKNTASLERSALIVATLTSFIGPYMISSVNVALPAIQSELHMDAVQLSWIATAYLLAVAVGLVPAGKIADIHGRKKVFATGLGVYTIGSGAAAFVNSVTLLIATRVLQGLGAAMFVTTGMAILTSIFPPSRRGQVIGIYVAAVYIGLSVGPFVGGLLTQHFGWRSIFLVMLPLGLFSFVLTLVCLRGEWRGEPGQRLDIGGCLLYASAIFALVYGATRLPELIGIILLASGSLLFFLFVRHQLAARFPVFDMQLFAANKAFAFSSLAALLNYSATFAVTFLLSLYLQYIKGMSPQAAGTVLIAMPIMMAMLSPIAGRLSDRIDPRRLATAGMTITVICVSLFATLTAETGVHLIVINLILLGTGFALFSSPNMSAIMGSVEKRHYGLASGAVATMRLLGQMASMAVATVVLALIVGRRAITPDNYDLFLSSMHMVFFISATLCLIGVYFSWFRGALPRE; translated from the coding sequence ATGCAAAATGCCGACACAAAGAATACCGCAAGCCTCGAACGCTCGGCCTTGATTGTCGCGACCCTGACCTCCTTTATCGGACCCTATATGATTTCCTCGGTAAATGTCGCCCTGCCGGCCATCCAGAGCGAGCTCCACATGGATGCCGTCCAGCTCAGCTGGATCGCCACAGCCTACCTGCTGGCGGTGGCCGTGGGTCTTGTTCCCGCCGGGAAAATAGCCGATATCCATGGGCGTAAAAAGGTATTTGCAACTGGCCTGGGGGTGTATACCATCGGTTCGGGGGCAGCGGCCTTTGTCAATTCCGTCACCCTGCTCATAGCAACCAGGGTCCTGCAGGGTCTTGGCGCGGCGATGTTCGTCACTACCGGCATGGCCATTCTCACCTCGATCTTCCCGCCAAGCCGGCGTGGACAGGTCATCGGCATCTATGTTGCCGCCGTGTATATCGGCCTCTCGGTAGGACCCTTCGTCGGCGGTCTTTTGACCCAACATTTCGGTTGGCGGAGCATCTTCCTGGTCATGCTGCCCCTCGGCCTCTTTTCCTTTGTCCTGACCCTGGTTTGTCTGCGCGGCGAATGGCGTGGCGAACCCGGGCAACGGCTTGATATTGGCGGTTGTCTGCTGTATGCCTCAGCCATTTTTGCCCTGGTCTACGGTGCCACCCGGTTGCCGGAACTGATCGGCATTATCCTGCTGGCAAGCGGATCTCTGCTGTTTTTCCTCTTTGTCCGCCACCAATTGGCAGCCCGCTTTCCGGTCTTTGACATGCAGCTATTCGCCGCCAACAAGGCCTTCGCGTTTTCGAGCCTGGCGGCCCTTCTCAACTACTCGGCGACCTTTGCCGTTACCTTCCTGCTCAGCCTGTACCTTCAATATATCAAAGGCATGTCGCCCCAGGCGGCGGGTACCGTGCTGATAGCCATGCCGATCATGATGGCCATGCTTTCACCGATAGCCGGCAGGCTGTCGGACCGTATCGACCCCCGCAGGCTGGCAACTGCCGGGATGACGATCACCGTCATCTGTGTTTCGTTGTTCGCAACGCTGACAGCGGAGACCGGAGTACACCTGATCGTCATTAACCTGATCCTCCTTGGCACCGGCTTTGCCCTGTTCAGCTCACCAAATATGAGCGCCATCATGGGCTCCGTCGAAAAGCGCCACTACGGCCTGGCCTCCGGGGCAGTGGCCACGATGCGTCTGCTCGGCCAGATGGCCAGCATGGCGGTAGCCACGGTCGTCCTTGCCTTGATTGTCGGCCGCCGGGCGATAACCCCTGACAATTACGATTTATTCCTCAGCAGCATGCACATGGTCTTTTTCATCTCGGCCACGCTCTGCCTTATTGGCGTGTATTTTTCCTGGTTCCGTGGGGCACTGCCCAGAGAGTAA
- a CDS encoding YkgJ family cysteine cluster protein, whose protein sequence is MFHLPWQNADPENTATWARYTSKLCSHCAASCCGLPVEVKATDLVRMGLIDEFSLEEDPKYIARRLMKKGLVEHFHAKTATFTLARRANGDCLFLDEAARRCTIYHNRPDTCRNHPGIGPRAGYCAFRIKTSALR, encoded by the coding sequence ATGTTTCACCTGCCATGGCAGAATGCCGATCCCGAAAATACCGCAACCTGGGCGAGATATACCTCAAAACTCTGCAGCCACTGCGCCGCCTCCTGCTGCGGTCTGCCGGTGGAGGTGAAGGCCACGGATCTGGTTCGCATGGGCCTTATCGACGAGTTTTCTCTAGAGGAAGACCCCAAATACATTGCCAGAAGGCTGATGAAGAAGGGTCTGGTAGAGCATTTTCACGCCAAGACGGCCACTTTCACCCTTGCCAGACGCGCCAACGGCGATTGTCTGTTCCTTGATGAGGCGGCCAGGCGTTGCACCATTTACCATAATCGCCCCGACACCTGTCGCAACCATCCGGGTATAGGGCCGCGCGCCGGCTACTGCGCGTTCAGGATCAAGACCTCCGCTCTTCGTTGA
- a CDS encoding RimK family protein, with amino-acid sequence MHTTLIILDKASDWKPYYETESTITAGEYLQNEQLSQERLLIINLCSDLSYNSEGYYCSLLAQARKHKVIPSVDAINSLDCDRTIKLQGLLKKTCHSWVCGSPTPHGDASACTLDIFFGDCEDPSLRRLAKFIFDQFPFPMLRATFSDSKFTQLEHFRTMALSELDDAQQTLFANAIDRFNKKIWRYPKSRKPFGYDLAILHDPKEKIPPSNLSALHLFVSEAKKMNINAELITADDSSRLMEFDALFIRQTTAVNHVTYQLAKKAQQGDMVVIDDPTSIIRCTNKVYLKELLDREKVPCPQSRLVFKTNPASYQELSQALGKTMVVKVPDGSFSIGVTRVTNQQEYEKTIAELFYRSSILLVQEFLPTDYDWRIGILGGECIYGCKYYMARGHWQIIQHRANGIPKEGGYQTIPLYDIPTKVRKLAVRATTLVGKGLYGVDIKVIDDQPMVIEINDNPSIEHGVEDKIMGNELYRIILREFVNRLNHKQHK; translated from the coding sequence ATGCATACCACCCTGATTATCCTCGATAAGGCCTCCGACTGGAAACCTTATTACGAAACCGAGAGCACCATTACCGCCGGAGAATACCTGCAAAATGAGCAATTGAGCCAGGAGCGGCTGCTGATTATCAATTTATGCAGTGATCTCAGCTACAACTCCGAAGGTTACTACTGCTCCTTGCTGGCGCAGGCCCGTAAACACAAGGTCATCCCCTCCGTCGATGCCATCAACAGCCTTGATTGCGACCGTACCATCAAGCTCCAGGGCCTGCTCAAGAAAACCTGCCATTCCTGGGTCTGCGGCAGCCCTACGCCCCATGGCGACGCCTCGGCCTGCACCCTCGATATCTTTTTTGGCGACTGCGAAGACCCATCACTGCGGCGTCTTGCCAAATTTATCTTCGACCAGTTCCCCTTTCCCATGCTGCGGGCGACCTTTTCCGACAGCAAGTTCACCCAGCTCGAACACTTTCGAACCATGGCCCTCAGCGAACTTGACGATGCCCAGCAGACCCTTTTCGCCAACGCCATCGACCGCTTCAATAAAAAGATCTGGCGATATCCGAAAAGCCGCAAGCCCTTCGGCTACGACCTGGCCATCCTCCACGACCCGAAGGAAAAGATCCCGCCCAGCAACCTGTCGGCGCTGCATCTCTTTGTCTCCGAGGCGAAAAAAATGAATATCAACGCCGAATTGATCACCGCCGACGATTCCTCACGGCTGATGGAGTTCGACGCCCTGTTCATCCGCCAGACAACGGCGGTCAACCACGTCACCTACCAGCTGGCCAAGAAGGCCCAGCAAGGTGATATGGTGGTTATCGACGACCCGACCTCGATCATCCGCTGCACCAACAAGGTCTACCTGAAGGAACTCCTCGACCGGGAGAAGGTCCCCTGTCCGCAGTCGCGCCTGGTTTTTAAGACCAACCCGGCAAGCTACCAGGAACTTAGTCAGGCCCTTGGTAAAACCATGGTGGTCAAGGTGCCGGATGGCTCGTTCTCCATCGGCGTCACCAGGGTCACCAACCAGCAGGAATATGAAAAGACCATTGCCGAACTTTTTTACCGCTCGTCGATTCTCCTGGTCCAGGAATTCCTGCCGACCGATTATGACTGGCGTATCGGCATTCTCGGTGGCGAATGCATCTATGGCTGTAAGTACTACATGGCCCGCGGCCACTGGCAGATCATCCAGCACCGGGCCAACGGCATCCCCAAGGAAGGCGGCTACCAGACCATCCCCCTCTATGATATCCCCACCAAGGTGCGCAAGCTGGCCGTCAGGGCCACCACATTGGTCGGCAAGGGCCTGTACGGAGTCGACATCAAGGTGATCGACGACCAGCCGATGGTCATTGAGATCAACGACAACCCTTCCATCGAGCACGGTGTCGAGGATAAGATCATGGGTAACGAGCTCTACCGGATCATCCTCCGGGAATTTGTCAACCGCCTCAATCACAAACAGCACAAATGA
- a CDS encoding GNAT family N-acetyltransferase: protein MTGQEVVFSPAVVADVDQLAALEIALFHTDRCSKKSLRHLIRHAHVIVARRLQAPEIIGYAVLLSRKNSRKMRIYSFGMVAAARNQGLAGKLLAELEKRAQKASCHMLTLEVGDGNTAAINLYTKHGFEQYGFRYGYYEDGGHAILMRKPISSI, encoded by the coding sequence ATGACGGGGCAAGAGGTTGTCTTTAGCCCGGCCGTCGTTGCCGATGTCGACCAGCTGGCCGCCCTGGAGATTGCGCTTTTCCATACCGACCGCTGTTCGAAAAAGAGTCTGCGGCACCTGATACGCCACGCCCATGTCATCGTTGCCAGACGACTGCAAGCGCCAGAAATCATCGGCTATGCCGTATTGCTCTCCCGAAAAAACAGCAGAAAAATGCGGATTTACTCATTTGGCATGGTCGCCGCCGCAAGGAACCAGGGACTTGCCGGTAAATTACTGGCGGAGCTGGAAAAGAGAGCGCAAAAGGCCAGCTGCCATATGCTTACCCTGGAGGTTGGCGACGGCAATACCGCCGCCATCAATCTCTATACAAAACATGGCTTTGAACAGTATGGATTTCGCTATGGCTATTATGAAGACGGCGGCCACGCGATTCTCATGCGTAAACCTATCTCCTCGATATAA
- a CDS encoding DUF3619 family protein, whose product MTIEEKTFVDSAKRLLDESLADIDGATLASLARARKAALAGHKPQKSFIYRPFFWFGSAASLAGAILLIVLIMPKTIGQGRSELGLVADLSIITSEEPIDLFEDIEFYEWISALEGEAPATGGPGSVPGPFHDGTGTMPVPGPEGRGA is encoded by the coding sequence ATGACCATAGAAGAGAAAACCTTTGTTGATTCGGCAAAGAGGCTCCTCGACGAGTCACTTGCAGATATCGATGGAGCAACCTTGGCCTCATTGGCCCGCGCCAGGAAGGCAGCCTTGGCTGGTCATAAACCGCAAAAGAGTTTTATCTACCGGCCGTTTTTTTGGTTTGGTTCGGCCGCTTCTCTTGCCGGTGCCATTCTTCTGATAGTTCTGATTATGCCGAAAACCATCGGCCAAGGCCGGTCGGAGCTTGGGCTGGTTGCTGATTTAAGCATAATTACCTCCGAGGAACCTATTGATTTATTTGAAGATATTGAATTCTACGAGTGGATCTCCGCTCTGGAAGGCGAGGCGCCTGCTACCGGTGGTCCTGGCAGTGTTCCTGGTCCTTTTCACGACGGAACAGGGACGATGCCAGTCCCAGGGCCAGAAGGTCGAGGCGCCTGA